A genomic window from Qipengyuania oceanensis includes:
- a CDS encoding agmatine deiminase family protein, whose product MGVIMPPEWAPQDWLWIGFPHDADEWPDVLGRAQEQIAAFANAVAESGQQVRLLVHDAANEARARSLVTGDVLLERRAYGDIWLRDTGPLVVRDAAGARAARRFAFNGWGGKYLMEGDRTIGAELAEDAALSLASVDWVLEGGAVDGDGTGLAITTEQCLLNPNRNPSMSREQIEAGLQESLGFERVVWLGDGLINDHTDGHVDNLARFVAPGEVALPVATGNADPNAAIYDDARERLRAGGIKVHDIPSPGLVTRGDMIEPASYANFAITSQLVVVPTFGSPHDEEGVAAIAALFRDRATIGLPGDAVLAGGGGFHCASQQMPGA is encoded by the coding sequence ATGGGCGTGATCATGCCTCCCGAATGGGCGCCGCAGGACTGGTTGTGGATCGGCTTTCCGCACGATGCGGACGAATGGCCCGACGTGCTTGGGCGCGCGCAGGAGCAGATCGCGGCCTTCGCCAATGCAGTCGCCGAAAGCGGCCAGCAGGTCCGCCTGCTGGTGCACGATGCGGCCAACGAGGCGCGTGCGCGCTCGCTGGTGACGGGCGACGTCCTGCTCGAGCGGCGAGCCTACGGCGACATCTGGCTGCGCGATACCGGCCCGCTGGTGGTGCGCGATGCCGCAGGCGCGCGCGCGGCGCGGCGCTTTGCCTTCAACGGCTGGGGCGGCAAGTATCTCATGGAAGGTGACAGGACGATCGGCGCCGAGCTGGCCGAAGATGCGGCGCTGTCGCTCGCGAGCGTGGACTGGGTGCTCGAAGGCGGCGCTGTCGACGGCGATGGCACCGGCCTCGCGATCACGACCGAGCAATGCCTGCTCAATCCCAATCGCAACCCGTCCATGAGCCGCGAGCAAATCGAGGCCGGCCTGCAAGAATCGCTGGGCTTCGAGCGGGTCGTCTGGCTCGGCGACGGGCTTATCAACGACCACACCGACGGCCATGTCGACAACCTCGCCCGCTTCGTCGCACCTGGCGAAGTGGCGCTGCCGGTCGCGACCGGCAATGCCGATCCCAATGCCGCGATCTACGACGACGCGCGCGAGCGCCTGCGCGCAGGCGGAATCAAGGTGCACGACATCCCTTCTCCCGGGCTCGTCACCCGCGGCGACATGATCGAGCCGGCGAGTTACGCGAACTTCGCGATTACCTCGCAGCTGGTCGTGGTGCCGACCTTCGGCAGCCCGCACGACGAGGAGGGTGTGGCCGCGATCGCCGCGCTGTTCCGCGATCGTGCGACGATTGGCCTGCCGGGCGACGCGGTGCTGGCGGGAGGCGGCGGCTTCCACTGCGCGAGCCAGCAGATGCCTGGCGCCTGA
- a CDS encoding bifunctional [glutamine synthetase] adenylyltransferase/[glutamine synthetase]-adenylyl-L-tyrosine phosphorylase, whose amino-acid sequence MTGDWQDAIGRARDHAPFLARALERRPELAELLAFGKVEEALAQVRAVREDGLEAGVALRRERLGLALVVAIADLAGDFDVPRVMAELSDFADHALDKAIEDAILRRVGGAEPTGLVGLALGKHGARELNYSSDIDPILLYDRQALPRRDRDEPGEAAQRYARHIVELLSTNTAEGYVFRVDLRLRPASEVSPLAISLDAATVHYESSALAWERAAFIRARAASGDVARGQAFLGEIAPFVWRRSLDFGAIDQIRRLTRRIRTNARGAREAGPGWNVKLGRGGIREIEFFAQTHQLIHGGRDPSLRVRGTRAALDALAAAGHIAGEDAAAMGEAYDRLRTVEHRLQMIEDHQTHTVPQGAALDHVARLDGLPDAETLVEELRGLQETVATRFDALIAEDDTDEPAIIDPASVSARARELGFSDPERIATRIEGWRDGRFRALRSEASLEAFDAMLPALLDAFAEADDADRALLRWEAMLGNVASAINLFRLLEARPALFEQLVHLLSLAPPLAEELGRRPELLDTLIDRSALDLPGSREELAAKMRGGGLRSDYEAELDRIRIVTGETRFALGVQLIEAAHDPLAIAQGLSRTAEAALQVAVDAASAEFAQRHGRIAGSELLVLGLGRLGGGELTHASDLDIIYLYTGPHDAESDGPRPLGATLYYNRLGQRVSAALSVPTAQGALYEVDTRLRPQGAQGPLAVNCESFARYQREDAWTWEHMALTRARVLVGSRESREELDAIIGEVLGRERDPDTLREDVLAMRGEMATHKPGRGPLDVKLQRGGLVDLEFLVHYLQLRERTGLSPDLGKAIALLADAALVSPDLVDANALMTRVLVSARLLAPELQPPSDAAAAVFARTCGADDYSDLMQRIAAARDVVAAHWRGAFGQDLEVDR is encoded by the coding sequence ATGACGGGCGACTGGCAGGATGCGATCGGACGGGCGCGGGATCATGCGCCGTTCCTCGCGCGTGCGCTTGAGCGGCGACCGGAACTTGCGGAACTGCTGGCGTTCGGCAAGGTGGAAGAGGCGCTGGCGCAGGTCCGCGCTGTCCGCGAGGACGGCCTGGAGGCCGGGGTCGCTCTCAGGCGCGAGCGGCTCGGGCTGGCGCTGGTCGTGGCGATTGCCGATCTCGCCGGCGACTTCGACGTGCCCCGCGTCATGGCCGAACTGTCCGACTTCGCCGATCATGCGCTCGACAAGGCGATCGAGGACGCGATCCTGCGACGGGTCGGCGGTGCCGAGCCGACCGGTCTTGTCGGGCTGGCGCTGGGCAAGCACGGAGCGCGCGAACTCAACTACTCCTCCGATATTGACCCGATCCTGCTCTACGACCGGCAGGCCCTGCCGCGGCGCGACCGTGACGAGCCGGGCGAAGCGGCGCAACGCTATGCGCGCCACATCGTCGAGCTGCTGTCGACGAATACTGCCGAGGGCTACGTCTTTCGCGTTGACCTGAGGTTGCGACCGGCATCGGAAGTCAGTCCGCTGGCGATATCGCTCGACGCGGCGACGGTGCACTACGAGAGCTCGGCGCTGGCATGGGAGCGGGCCGCCTTTATCCGGGCGCGCGCCGCAAGCGGCGATGTCGCGCGCGGGCAGGCCTTTCTCGGCGAGATCGCACCTTTCGTCTGGCGCCGCAGCCTCGATTTCGGTGCGATCGACCAGATACGCCGGCTGACCCGCCGGATCCGCACCAATGCCCGCGGCGCGCGCGAGGCGGGGCCGGGCTGGAACGTCAAGCTCGGCCGGGGCGGCATCCGCGAGATCGAGTTCTTCGCCCAGACCCACCAGCTGATCCACGGCGGGCGCGATCCGTCGTTGCGGGTTCGCGGCACACGGGCCGCGCTCGACGCGCTGGCCGCAGCCGGGCACATCGCGGGCGAGGATGCGGCGGCGATGGGCGAGGCGTACGACCGGCTGCGCACGGTGGAACACCGGCTGCAGATGATCGAGGACCATCAGACGCACACCGTGCCGCAAGGTGCGGCGCTGGACCATGTCGCCCGGCTGGACGGCTTGCCGGATGCAGAAACCCTGGTCGAGGAATTGCGCGGCCTGCAGGAAACGGTCGCGACTCGCTTCGACGCACTGATCGCCGAGGACGACACCGACGAGCCTGCCATCATCGATCCGGCCTCGGTCTCCGCGCGCGCGAGGGAACTCGGCTTTTCGGACCCCGAGCGGATCGCGACGCGGATCGAGGGCTGGCGCGACGGGCGTTTCCGCGCGCTGCGCAGCGAAGCCTCGCTCGAAGCCTTCGATGCCATGCTGCCGGCGCTGCTCGATGCCTTTGCCGAGGCCGACGATGCCGACCGGGCGCTGCTGCGTTGGGAAGCGATGCTCGGCAATGTCGCCAGCGCCATTAACCTGTTCCGCCTGCTCGAGGCGCGGCCCGCGCTGTTCGAACAACTGGTGCACCTGCTCTCGCTGGCACCGCCGCTCGCAGAGGAGCTGGGTCGACGGCCCGAACTGCTCGATACGCTGATCGATCGCAGCGCGCTGGACCTGCCCGGTTCGCGCGAGGAACTCGCGGCCAAGATGCGCGGCGGAGGCTTGCGGAGCGATTACGAGGCCGAGCTCGACCGGATACGGATCGTCACCGGCGAAACCCGCTTTGCGCTTGGCGTGCAACTAATCGAGGCGGCGCATGATCCACTGGCCATCGCGCAAGGATTGTCGCGCACGGCCGAGGCAGCGCTGCAAGTCGCGGTGGACGCGGCAAGTGCCGAGTTCGCGCAGCGGCACGGGCGGATTGCCGGCAGCGAACTGCTGGTGCTGGGCCTCGGGCGGCTGGGCGGCGGCGAACTGACCCATGCTTCGGATCTCGACATCATCTACCTCTATACCGGTCCGCACGACGCAGAATCCGATGGTCCACGCCCGCTCGGAGCGACGCTCTACTACAACCGGCTGGGCCAGCGGGTGAGCGCGGCGTTGAGCGTGCCGACCGCTCAAGGTGCTCTTTATGAGGTCGACACCCGGCTCAGGCCCCAAGGCGCGCAGGGGCCGCTGGCGGTCAATTGCGAGAGCTTCGCGCGCTACCAGCGTGAAGACGCCTGGACGTGGGAGCACATGGCGCTGACCCGTGCCCGCGTGCTGGTCGGTTCCAGGGAATCGCGAGAGGAGCTGGATGCCATCATCGGCGAGGTGCTGGGTCGGGAGCGCGATCCCGACACCCTGCGCGAGGACGTGCTGGCAATGCGCGGCGAGATGGCGACCCACAAGCCGGGGCGCGGGCCGCTCGACGTGAAGCTCCAGCGCGGCGGACTGGTCGACCTCGAATTCCTCGTCCACTACCTGCAATTGCGCGAGCGGACCGGCTTGTCGCCCGATCTCGGCAAGGCGATCGCGCTGCTGGCCGACGCGGCGCTGGTGTCGCCCGACCTGGTCGATGCCAATGCGCTGATGACCCGCGTGCTCGTATCGGCGCGCCTGCTCGCACCCGAATTACAGCCGCCTTCCGACGCGGCAGCCGCCGTGTTCGCACGCACTTGCGGAGCGGACGACTACAGCGACTTGATGCAGCGGATCGCGGCTGCAAGGGACGTGGTGGCCGCCCACTGGCGCGGCGCATTCGGACAGGACCTGGAGGTGGACAGATGA
- a CDS encoding sulfite exporter TauE/SafE family protein has product MIGEYGAAAILSALLAAFGSAFVRGLTGFGMAILLVPILALALPPVAAVLLANFLSVFIGLSEIRRLLRGAERSAWIIIALVAVTTPAGLYLLSITTPDIARVVIALIAVSAFFAILLPRRGALDHRPATTGAVGVMSGLMTGYAGMPGPPVVPYYVGRDIPREVAKASMMLIFTCASSVGLASGAAMGVLDWHLGLLALLLFPAVLLGNWLGDRASGRIEDRTWRTCVGLVLGGAALAALWKAFA; this is encoded by the coding sequence ATGATCGGCGAATATGGCGCGGCTGCAATACTCTCCGCGCTGCTCGCCGCTTTCGGCTCGGCTTTCGTGCGCGGGCTCACGGGGTTCGGGATGGCGATCCTGCTCGTCCCGATCCTGGCGCTGGCGTTGCCGCCGGTCGCCGCGGTCCTGCTGGCGAACTTCCTGTCGGTCTTCATCGGCCTTTCGGAAATCCGCCGGCTGCTGCGCGGGGCCGAGCGATCGGCCTGGATCATCATCGCGCTCGTCGCGGTGACGACGCCTGCCGGCCTCTACCTGCTGAGCATCACGACACCCGATATCGCCCGCGTCGTCATAGCACTGATCGCGGTGTCCGCATTCTTCGCGATCCTGTTGCCGCGCCGCGGTGCGCTCGATCATCGTCCCGCCACGACCGGGGCAGTCGGCGTGATGAGCGGACTGATGACGGGTTATGCTGGCATGCCCGGGCCCCCGGTCGTCCCCTATTACGTCGGGCGCGACATTCCGCGCGAAGTCGCGAAAGCCAGCATGATGCTGATCTTCACTTGCGCATCGAGCGTCGGCCTCGCCAGCGGCGCGGCGATGGGCGTGCTCGACTGGCATCTGGGATTGCTGGCGCTGCTGCTGTTCCCGGCAGTGCTGCTGGGCAACTGGCTGGGGGACCGCGCATCGGGACGGATCGAGGACCGGACATGGCGCACATGCGTGGGGCTGGTGCTCGGAGGAGCAGCGCTGGCGGCGCTATGGAAGGCGTTTGCCTAG
- a CDS encoding M28 family peptidase has translation MIHHVAKVLPLAVAGLLSACTTYAEPEGSSLDIARVAPGEISERTLKDVTRTLSSDEFEGRMPGTVGEEKTVAYLIDRFAKAGLQPGNNGSWTQDVPLVEITGSDFSELRIGGPAADMRFAPSKDYVAVTYREAPSIAIADSELVFVGYGIVAPERGWNDYAGIDMKGKTAIILVNDPDYETEGLDGPFNGRAMTYYGRWTYKYEEAARQGAAAALIVHDTFPAAYGWNVVESSWTGPQAFAQTDNGNMDETMANGWVQKGVAEAIMKAAGTDLATLSAAAKTKGFKPVPLGLTASLGFRNDIRKYASQNVIAMLPGSERPDEVVMHTAHWDHLGRCTPDATGDDICNGAVDNATGTAALVALGEAHAKAGPADRSLVFLAVTAEEQGLLGAAYYAANPVFPLASTVGGVNMDAIRMYGPARDITVVGGGKSELDRYVGTALDMVGRRATPESTPEKGFYYRSDHFEFAKRGVPMVYLKDGEDLLDGGVEAGKAKAAAYNDQAYHGPNDEYREDWPWGGFVDDVELYYLIGRMLAEGESWPNWLPGDEFRAIRDKSCAASAGGC, from the coding sequence ATGATCCACCATGTCGCGAAAGTACTTCCCCTCGCGGTCGCCGGCCTGCTGAGCGCCTGCACCACCTATGCGGAACCTGAGGGCAGCAGTCTCGATATCGCGCGCGTGGCGCCCGGCGAGATCTCGGAACGGACGCTCAAGGACGTGACCCGCACGCTTTCCTCCGACGAGTTCGAGGGGCGCATGCCCGGTACCGTCGGCGAGGAAAAGACGGTCGCCTATCTGATCGACCGCTTCGCCAAGGCGGGCCTACAGCCGGGCAACAACGGCAGCTGGACGCAGGACGTGCCGCTGGTCGAGATCACCGGAAGCGACTTTTCGGAGCTGCGGATCGGTGGTCCGGCGGCGGACATGCGCTTCGCCCCGTCGAAGGATTACGTCGCAGTGACCTATCGCGAAGCCCCGTCGATCGCGATCGCCGACAGCGAGCTGGTCTTCGTCGGCTACGGCATCGTCGCGCCCGAGCGCGGGTGGAACGATTATGCCGGGATCGACATGAAGGGGAAGACCGCCATCATCCTGGTCAACGATCCCGATTACGAGACCGAAGGGCTGGACGGCCCGTTCAACGGCCGGGCCATGACCTATTACGGTCGCTGGACCTACAAGTACGAGGAAGCCGCGCGGCAGGGCGCCGCCGCCGCGCTGATCGTCCACGATACTTTCCCCGCCGCCTATGGCTGGAACGTCGTCGAATCGAGCTGGACCGGCCCGCAGGCCTTCGCCCAGACCGACAACGGCAACATGGACGAGACCATGGCCAACGGCTGGGTCCAGAAAGGTGTCGCAGAAGCGATCATGAAGGCGGCAGGGACGGATCTGGCCACCTTGAGCGCGGCAGCGAAGACAAAGGGCTTCAAGCCCGTGCCGCTGGGCCTGACCGCATCGCTCGGCTTCAGGAACGACATCCGCAAATACGCCTCGCAAAACGTGATCGCCATGCTGCCCGGTAGCGAGCGCCCCGACGAGGTCGTGATGCATACCGCGCACTGGGACCATCTCGGGCGCTGCACCCCGGATGCGACCGGCGACGATATCTGCAACGGCGCCGTCGACAATGCGACCGGCACGGCCGCGCTGGTCGCCCTGGGCGAGGCGCATGCCAAGGCCGGCCCCGCCGATCGCAGCCTGGTATTCCTTGCAGTAACAGCCGAGGAACAGGGCCTGCTCGGCGCGGCCTATTACGCGGCCAACCCGGTATTCCCGCTCGCCAGCACCGTGGGCGGCGTCAACATGGACGCGATCCGGATGTACGGGCCCGCACGCGACATCACGGTCGTCGGCGGGGGCAAGAGCGAGCTCGACCGGTACGTCGGTACGGCACTCGACATGGTTGGCCGCCGCGCAACGCCCGAATCGACGCCGGAAAAAGGCTTCTACTACCGGTCCGACCATTTCGAGTTCGCCAAGCGAGGCGTGCCAATGGTCTACCTGAAGGACGGCGAAGACCTGTTGGACGGAGGGGTCGAGGCGGGCAAGGCCAAGGCTGCAGCCTACAACGACCAGGCCTATCACGGGCCGAACGACGAGTATCGCGAGGATTGGCCGTGGGGCGGCTTCGTCGACGATGTCGAACTGTATTATCTCATCGGGCGGATGCTGGCCGAAGGCGAGAGCTGGCCGAACTGGCTTCCCGGCGACGAGTTCCGGGCGATCCGCGACAAGAGCTGCGCGGCCAGCGCCGGCGGCTGCTGA